The proteins below are encoded in one region of Cucurbita pepo subsp. pepo cultivar mu-cu-16 chromosome LG10, ASM280686v2, whole genome shotgun sequence:
- the LOC111804190 gene encoding uncharacterized protein LOC111804190 isoform X2 codes for MATIEVESAPVVLAEPEAAPVVQAEEKVVEEPVSEAAPAEEPKEEEAASEAVETEEPAPVAAEPEVETKEVVVEEAAEAVEAEPAAPAAAASEPEAPAGAEEKKEETKEETEEPVVEKKEEEEEPQEVKAEDTVEESSEAAAAAAPAPAEEEKPKEEE; via the exons ATGGCCACCATTGAG GTTGAATCAGCCCCCGTTGTATTGGCAGAGCCTGAGGCAGCTCCAGTGGTCCAAGCTGAGGAGAAAGTTGTAGAGGAGCCGGTGAGTGAAGCAGCCCCTGCAGAAGAGCCAAAGGAGGAGGAAGCTGCCTCTGAAGCTGTTGAGACAGAGGAACCAGCACCGGTCGCAGCCGAACCCGAGGTCGAAACCAAGGAAGTTGTGGTAGAGGAGGCAGCCGAGGCAGTGGAGGCAGAGCCTGCAGctcctgctgctgctgcttccgAGCCCGAAGCACCGGCCGGGGcggaagagaagaaggaagagaccAAAGAGGAAACAGAAGAGCCAGTGgtagagaaaaaagaagaagaagaagaacctcAGGAAGTGAAGGCTGAGGACACTGTTGAAGAGAGCTcagaagcagcagcagcagcagcaccaGCTCCAGCTGAG GAAGAGAAGCCAAAGGAAGAGGAATAA
- the LOC111804190 gene encoding uncharacterized protein LOC111804190 isoform X1, producing the protein MATIEVESAPVVLAEPEAAPVVQAEEKVVEEPVSEAAPAEEPKEEEAASEAVETEEPAPVAAEPEVETKEVVVEEAAEAVEAEPAAPAAAASEPEAPAGAEEKKEETKEETEEPVVEKKEEEEEPQEVKAEDTVEESSEAAAAAAPAPAEEEKPKEEE; encoded by the exons ATGGCCACCATTGAG GTTGAATCAGCCCCCGTTGTATTGGCAGAGCCTGAGGCAGCTCCAGTGGTCCAAGCTGAGGAGAAAGTTGTAGAGGAGCCGGTGAGTGAAGCAGCCCCTGCAGAAGAGCCAAAGGAGGAGGAAGCTGCCTCTGAAGCTGTTGAGACAGAGGAACCAGCACCGGTCGCAGCCGAACCCGAGGTCGAAACCAAGGAAGTTGTGGTAGAGGAGGCAGCCGAGGCAGTGGAGGCAGAGCCTGCAGctcctgctgctgctgcttccgAGCCCGAAGCACCGGCCGGGGcggaagagaagaaggaagagaccAAAGAGGAAACAGAAGAGCCAGTGgtagagaaaaaagaagaagaagaagaacctcAGGAAGTGAAGGCTGAGGACACTGTTGAAGAGAGCTcagaagcagcagcagcagcagcaccaGCTCCAGCTGAGGAAGAGAAGCCAAAGGAAGAGGAATAA
- the LOC111804448 gene encoding uncharacterized protein LOC111804448, with the protein MLQVLNLSPPTRSLALSTSISDDPTRSGLPLLRPRNATHEWALLQSKLKCNSRFSCLFSDNRREEQARKALESALGGKKNEFEKWNNEIKKREEMAGDGGGGRGGWFGSGGWFGWSDDQFWPEAQQTSLAVLGIIVMYLIVAKGGMLLAVIINPLLYALRGTRNGLTLVTSKILRKNPSSNDAEFHEISNEDVSGHVSAKDRVARKWRND; encoded by the exons ATGCTTCAGGTTCTCAATTTAAGCCCTCCAACTCGGAGTCTCGCCCTATCGACCTCCATTTCCGATGACCCAACTCGCTCCGGCCTTCCGTTACTCCGCCCTCGAAACGCAACGCACGAATGGGCGCTTTTACAGTCCAAGCTCAAGTGCAACAGCAGATTCTCTTGCCTTTTCTCCGATAATCGAAGGGAG GAACAAGCAAGGAAGGCATTAGAAAGTGCACTTGggggaaagaaaaatgaatttgagaaatggaacaatgaaataaagaaaagagaggagaTGGCTGGTGACGGAGGTGGTGGACGAGGAGGTTGGTTCGGATCAGGCGGGTGGTTCGGTTGGTCCGATGACCAATTCTGGCCTGAAGCACAACAGACTAGTCTTGCTGTTTTAGGTATAATTGTCATG taTCTCATAGTTGCGAAAGGTGGAATGTTGCTTGCTGTTATTATCAATCCATTGCTGTATGCTTTGCGAGGAACAAGAAATGGATTGACTTTGGTTACTTCAAAGATTTTGAGAAAGAACCCTTCAAGTAATGATGCCGAGTTTCACGAGATTTCAAACGAAGACGTCTCGGGCCATGTCTCTGCTAAAGACAGAGTTGCAAGGAAATGGAGGAACGATTGA
- the LOC111803302 gene encoding rho GDP-dissociation inhibitor 1-like: MGLDNNEDGNGCPETKKIVGVEEVEGWDESRKRSEGFICAAAAEDDEDEEGRKIELGPQCTLKQQFEKDKDDESLRRWKEQLLGSVDISAVGETLEPEVKILSLAIRSPGRADIVLQVPESGNPKGPWFTLKEGSRYSLIFTFKVSNNIVAGLKYANTVWKTGVKVDSSKEMLGTFSPQEEPYTHEIPEDTTPSGIFARGSYSAKTKFVDDDNKCYLEIKYTFDIKKDWQSS, from the exons ATGGGTCTTGACAACAATGAAGACGGAAATGGTTGTCCTGAGACAAAGAAAATAGTTGGAGTTGAAGAAGTAGAAGGTTGGGATGAAAGTAGAAAAAGGAGTGAGGGTTTTATAtgtgcagcagcagcagaggatgatgaagatgaagaaggaaggaagattGAGTTGGGTCCTCAGTGTACGCTGAAACAACAATTTGAGAAAGATAAg GATGACGAAAGCCTGAGGAGGTGGAAGGAACAGCTTCTAGGGAGTGTGGATATTTCAGCTGTTGGAG aaacttTGGAACCAGAGGTGAAGATTCTTAGCCTAGCGATTAGAAGCCCAGGAAGGGCAGACATTGTTCTACAAGTTCCTGAGAGTGGGAATCCAAAAGGGCCATGGTTTACATTGAAAGAAGGCAGCCGTTACAGCTTGATCTTCACCTTCAAAGTTAGCAATAACATTGTTGCAGGTCTCAAATACGCCAACACAGTCTGGAAAACTGGTGTCAAAG TCGATAGCTCAAAAGAAATGCTGGGAACATTCAGTCCTCAGGAAGAACCTTACACCCACGAAATACCTGAAGATACAACCCCATCTGGCATTTTTGCTCGAGGATCATATTCGGCCAAAACCAAG TTTGTTGATGATGACAACAAGTGCTACCTGGAAATCAAGTACACATTTGATATCAAGAAAGATTGGCAATCATCTTAA
- the LOC111803301 gene encoding fumarylacetoacetase-like isoform X1, whose translation MALKSFIEVQPDSHFSIQNLPYGVFKTAPDSVQRPCVAIGEYLLNLAEIAAAGLFDGSLLKDSDCFDQPNLNKFLSLGRPAWKEARATLQKLLSSTEPALRDNEALRSRSLIQLRKVAMVVPVAIQDYTDFFSFMHLPDNSRAASCGSPNKILPNRFHLPIAYHGRASSIVISGTDIVRPRGQSSPIVNSSPHFGPSAKMDFELEMAAVVGTGNELGKPVDINKAEDHIFGLVLMNDWSARDIQGWESVPLGPFLGKSFGTTISPWIVTLEALEPFKCDSPIQDPPPLPYLAEKTSQNYDISMEVLLRPVGQQDTQVLTRTNSKHLYWTLPQLFAHHTINGCNLQPGDLLGTGILSGPEQESFSCLLELTWSGQKPMVLSHGISRMFLEDGDEIIITGQSKGNGYTVGFGTCAGMIVPSPP comes from the exons ATGGCACTGAAGTCTTTCATCGAAGTTCAACCGGATTCTCACTTCTCCATTCAGAATCTCCCCTACGGAGTATTCAAGACTGCACCTGATTCGGTTCAGCGACCTTGTGTGGCTATTGGTGAGTACCTGTTGAACCTCGCTGAGATCGCCGCCGCAGGCCTTTTCGACGGTTCTCTCCTCAAGGACTCTGACTGTTTTGATCAG CCTAATCTAAACAAGTTTCTGTCTCTGGGACGGCCTGCTTGGAAGGAAGCTCGTGCGACGCTTCAAAAACTGTTATCAT CTACTGAACCAGCCTTGCGTGACAATGAAGCTTTAAGGTCGAGGTCACTTATTCAACTG AGAAAAGTTGCAATGGTTGTTCCTGTGGCCATTCAGGACTACACGGACTTCTTTTCGTTTATGCATCTTCCAGACAATTCCAGAGCTGCATCTTGTGGATCTCCAAACAAAATTCTTCCCAATCG GTTCCACCTTCCAATTGCATATCATGGACGTGCATCATCTATTGTCATCTCAGGGACAGACATTGTTCGACCTCG AGGCCAGAGCTCTCCAATCGTAAACTCTTCACCACACTTTGGTCCTTCCGCCAAGATGGACTTTGAGCTGGAAATG GCTGCTGTTGTTGGTACTGGAAATGAGTTGGGAAAGCCTGTAGATATAAATAAAGCAGAAGATCATATTTTTGGCCTGGTGCTGATGAATGATTGGAGTG CCAGAGACATTCAGGGATGGGAATCTGTTCCTCTAGGGCCCTTTCTTGGGAAGAGTTTCG GTACTACAATATCCCCATGGATTGTTACACTAGAAGCCTTAGAGCCTTTCAAATGTGATTCTCCAATACAG GACCCACCTCCATTGCCATATCTAGCCGAAAAGACATCCCAGAACTATGACATCTCAATGGAG GTTCTACTTCGGCCAGTTGGCCAACAAGATACACAAGTGCTAACAAGAACTAATTCTAAGCATTT GTATTGGACGCTGCCTCAACTGTTTGCACACCATACTATCAATGGCTGCAACTTGCAGCCAGGTGATCTCCTGGGGACTGGCATCCTAAGTGGACCT GAACAAGAATCTTTTTCCTGCTTGCTGGAGTTAACATGGAGTGGACAAAAGCCAATGGTGTTATCACATGGGATATCTCGTATGTTTCTAGAAGATGGAGATGAAATCATTATTACCGGTCAATCCAAG GGAAATGGATACACTGTTGGGTTCGGGACATGCGCCGGAATGATTGTTCCTTCGCCTCCTTAA
- the LOC111803301 gene encoding fumarylacetoacetase-like isoform X2 — translation MALKSFIEVQPDSHFSIQNLPYGVFKTAPDSVQRPCVAIGEYLLNLAEIAAAGLFDGSLLKDSDCFDQPNLNKFLSLGRPAWKEARATLQKLLSSTEPALRDNEALRSRSLIQLRKVAMVVPVAIQDYTDFFSFMHLPDNSRAASCGSPNKILPNRFHLPIAYHGRASSIVISGTDIVRPRGQSSPIVNSSPHFGPSAKMDFELEMAAVVGTGNELGKPVDINKAEDHIFGLVLMNDWSARDIQGWESVPLGPFLGKSFGTTISPWIVTLEALEPFKCDSPIQDPPPLPYLAEKTSQNYDISMEVLLRPVGQQDTQVLTRTNSKHLYWTLPQLFAHHTINGCNLQPGDLLGTGILSGPV, via the exons ATGGCACTGAAGTCTTTCATCGAAGTTCAACCGGATTCTCACTTCTCCATTCAGAATCTCCCCTACGGAGTATTCAAGACTGCACCTGATTCGGTTCAGCGACCTTGTGTGGCTATTGGTGAGTACCTGTTGAACCTCGCTGAGATCGCCGCCGCAGGCCTTTTCGACGGTTCTCTCCTCAAGGACTCTGACTGTTTTGATCAG CCTAATCTAAACAAGTTTCTGTCTCTGGGACGGCCTGCTTGGAAGGAAGCTCGTGCGACGCTTCAAAAACTGTTATCAT CTACTGAACCAGCCTTGCGTGACAATGAAGCTTTAAGGTCGAGGTCACTTATTCAACTG AGAAAAGTTGCAATGGTTGTTCCTGTGGCCATTCAGGACTACACGGACTTCTTTTCGTTTATGCATCTTCCAGACAATTCCAGAGCTGCATCTTGTGGATCTCCAAACAAAATTCTTCCCAATCG GTTCCACCTTCCAATTGCATATCATGGACGTGCATCATCTATTGTCATCTCAGGGACAGACATTGTTCGACCTCG AGGCCAGAGCTCTCCAATCGTAAACTCTTCACCACACTTTGGTCCTTCCGCCAAGATGGACTTTGAGCTGGAAATG GCTGCTGTTGTTGGTACTGGAAATGAGTTGGGAAAGCCTGTAGATATAAATAAAGCAGAAGATCATATTTTTGGCCTGGTGCTGATGAATGATTGGAGTG CCAGAGACATTCAGGGATGGGAATCTGTTCCTCTAGGGCCCTTTCTTGGGAAGAGTTTCG GTACTACAATATCCCCATGGATTGTTACACTAGAAGCCTTAGAGCCTTTCAAATGTGATTCTCCAATACAG GACCCACCTCCATTGCCATATCTAGCCGAAAAGACATCCCAGAACTATGACATCTCAATGGAG GTTCTACTTCGGCCAGTTGGCCAACAAGATACACAAGTGCTAACAAGAACTAATTCTAAGCATTT GTATTGGACGCTGCCTCAACTGTTTGCACACCATACTATCAATGGCTGCAACTTGCAGCCAGGTGATCTCCTGGGGACTGGCATCCTAAGTGGACCTGTATGA
- the LOC111804014 gene encoding phosphatidate cytidylyltransferase 2-like yields the protein MLNDNNTNSPSAPGGRTRHRRRPSDVTSEESKPNERNLLVNDRSKYKSMVIRAYSTIWMIGGFALIIYCGHLYITAMVVVIQVFMAKELFNLLRKAREDTRLPGFRLLNWYFFFTAMLFVYGRILSQRLVNTVTSDKFLYQLVSSLIKYHMVICYSLYIAGFMWFILTLKKKMYKYQFGQYAWTHMILIVVFTQSSFTVANIFEGIIWFLLPASLIVINDIAAYIFGFFFGRTPLIKLSPKKTWEGFIGASIMTVISAFALANVMGRYQWLTCPRTDLSTGWLHCDPGPLFKPEYFTLPGWTPDWFPWRKVSILPVQGHALCLGLFASIIAPFGGFFASGFKRAFKVKDFGDSIPGHGGITDRMDCQMVMAVFAYIYHQSFVMAQNLSVDTILDQILVNLTLEEQAALYLKLGQILQQRVVG from the exons ATGCTAAACGATAATAATACCAATAGTCCGTCGGCTCCGGGTGGTCGGACTCGGCATCGCAGGCGCCCAAGTGAT GTAACTTCGGAGGAGAGCAAgccaaatgaaagaaatttacTAGTTAATGACCGGAGTAAATACAAATCGATGGTGATCCGTGCATACTCAACAATTTGGATGATTGGGGGTTTTGcattaataatatattgtgGGCATCTCTATATTACTGCCATGGTTGTGGTTATTCAAGTTTTCATGGCAAAGGAACTGTTCAACCTACTCAGGAAAGCTCGTGAGGATACTCGTCTACCAGGGTTTCGACTATTAAATTG GTACTTCTTCTTCACAGCAATGCTTTTTGTGTATGGTCGCATTTTAAGTCAGCGGCTTGTTAATACTGTCACTTcagataaatttttatatcagCTAGTGAGCAGTCTCATCAAGTACCATATGGTTATTTGTTATTCCTTATATATTGCAG GTTTTATGTGGTTCATTCTTACtttaaagaagaagatgtaCAAATATCAATTTGGCCAGTATGCATGGACGCATATGATTCTAATCGTTGTTTTTACACAGTCCTCTTTCACAGTGGCCAATATTTTTGAAGGAATCATCTG GTTTCTCCTACCAGCATCACTTATTGTTATCAATGACATTGCTGCCTATATATTTGGTTTCTTCTTTGGAAGAACGCCATTGATCAAGTTATCTCCAAAgaaaacttgggagggatttatAGGAGCCTCCATTATGACTGTCATATCTGCTTTTGCT CTTGCTAATGTCATGGGTCGTTATCAGTGGCTTACTTGTCCAAGAACG GATTTATCAACTGGTTGGCTTCACTGTGATCCTGGTCCTTTGTTTAAGCCCGAATATTTCACTTTACCAGGATGGACTCCTGATTGG TTTCCATGGAGGAAGGTAAGCATATTGCCAGTTCAAGGACATGCGTTATGCCTTGGTTTATTTGCATCAATAATTGCTCCTTTTGGAGGCTTCTTTGCAAGTGGTTTCAAAAGAGCTTTCAAAGTGAAG GATTTTGGTGATAGTATTCCTGGACATGGTGGAATTACAGATAGAATGGATTGCCAG ATGGTGATGGCTGTATTCGCCTACATATATCATCAATCCTTTGTTATGGCTCAGAACCTATCCGTTGACACAATCTTGGACCAG ATATTAGTGAATCTCACACTCGAGGAACAAGCAGCTCTATACTTGAAGCTTGGGCAAATCTTGCAACAGCGGGTGGTTGGCTAG
- the LOC111804514 gene encoding probable carboxylesterase SOBER1-like: MATASVRQQLTKSIALSAATFSATILLVLFHRTHPSSSITLDPMAARSFILWLHGLGDSGPANEPIKNLFTSPAFKRTSWSFPSAPSNPVTCNYGAVMPSWFDIHEIPVTADSPKAESSVLEAVQSVHAKIDKVVDGGISPNNIFVCGFSQGGALTLASVLLYPKTLGGGAVFSGWVPFNSTILDRVHPDAKRTPILWSHGMDDRTVLFEAGQAGPPFLEKAGLSCEFKAYPGLGHSISTEELKHLESWIKSRLQSSS; encoded by the exons ATGGCTACTGCATCTGTTCGTCAACAATTAACGAAGTCGATCGCACTCTCTGCAGCCACCTTCAGCGCAACCATTCTCTTGGTTCTATTTCATCGCACCCATCCATCTTCTTCGATAACCCTAGATCCAATGGCGGCTCGAAGCTTCATCCTCTGGCTTCATGGATTGGGAGATTCAGGTCCTGCCAACGAGCCAATCAAGAATCTCTTCACTTCGCCTGCGTTCAAGCGCACTTCCTGGTCTTTCCCCTCTGCTCCTTCCAACCCCGTCACGTGTAATT ATGGTGCGGTGATGCCTTCATGGTTTGACATTCATGAGATTCCAGTAACCGCT GATTCTCCAAAGGCTGAAAGCTCGGTGCTTGAAGCAGTACAGAGTGTACATGCAAAGATAGACAAGGTGGTTGATGGTGGCATAAGTCCAAATAACATATTTGTGTGTGGATTCAGTCAAGGAG GTGCCTTGACATTGGCTAGCGTTCTGCTATATCCAAAGACTCTAGGAGGAGGTGCGGTATTTAGTGGATGGGTTCCTTTCAATTCAACAATTCTTGACCGAGTACATCCCGATGCAAAAAGG ACACCAATTTTATGGTCTCATGGAATGGACGACAGAACCGTATTGTTTGAAGCTGGACAAGCCGGGCCACCGTTCCTGGAAAAGGCTGGACTAAGCTGCGAATTTAAG GCGTATCCCGGTCTTGGTCATTCGATAAGCACGGAGGAGCTCAAACACCTTGAATCCTGGATCAAGAGCCGCCTGCAAAGCTCTTCCTGA
- the LOC111804018 gene encoding uncharacterized protein LOC111804018: protein MKKLCRKNTVHPSPPIISDFLSFLPAAIFTLTVVLSADDKEVLAYLISCSNTSASLSNLSSTRKSGRKPTAGKVGVDHAPIFDCDCFMCYRRYWARWDSSPNRQLIHEIIEAYEDGLAKSKGTATTQRNFKKERRKKNKESVAGESSVGKGKKMKEASESVQQESSRDGNGQEEEGEERGSVSRFVSFVGEKIWSAWG from the coding sequence ATGAAGAAGCTTTGCCGTAAAAACACCGTTCATCCATCGCCGCCGATAATTTCCGACTTCCTTTCGTTTTTGCCGGCCGCCATATTCACCCTCACTGTGGTTCTTTCCGCCGATGACAAGGAAGTCCTGGCTTATCTCATCTCCTGTTCCAACACCAGCGCCTCTCTCTCCAACTTATCTAGCACTCGCAAGTCCGGTCGGAAACCCACCGCCGGAAAGGTCGGTGTCGATCACGCTCCGATTTTCGACTGCGATTGTTTCATGTGCTATCGGCGATACTGGGCGAGATGGGACTCGTCGCCGAATCGGCAACTTATTCATGAAATAATCGAAGCTTACGAAGATGGATTGGCCAAATCGAAAGGCACAGCAACCACACAGAGGAatttcaagaaagaaagacggaagaaaaataaggaaTCGGTTGCTGGTGAATCAAGCGTggggaaggggaagaagatgaaggaggcATCGGAGTCCGTGCAGCAGGAGAGCAGCCGCGATGGGAATggacaagaagaagaaggagaagaaaggggATCGGTAAGTAGGTTCGTGAGTTTTGTGGGCGAGAAAATTTGGAGTGCTTGGGGGTAA
- the LOC111803308 gene encoding serine/threonine-protein kinase HT1-like: MATSCFGSLWIRKSKSKPLSTPSSLKSQKNSEMENMERRRFDSLESWSMILESDNVETWETSKEDQEEWTADLSQLFIGNKFASGAHSRIYRGIYKQRAVAVKMVRIPNQNEETRAKLEQQFKSEVALLSRLFHPNIVQFIAASKKPPVYCIITEYMSQGTLRMYLNKKEPYSLSIETILRLALDISRGMEYLHSQGVIHRDLKSNNLLLNDEMRVKVADFGTSCLETQCRESKGNMGTYRWMAPEMIKEKPYTRKVDVYSFGIVLWELTTALLPFQGMTPVQAAFAVAEKNERPPLPASCQPALAHLIKRCWAANPSKRPDFSDIVVALEKYDECVKEGLPLAHHRRLVNRNAIIERFKACTSTASSIPVHA, encoded by the exons ATGGCAACCTCATGTTTTGGTTCACTTTGGATTCGAAAATCAAAGAGCAAACCCTTATCAACACCTTCCTCATTGAAATCCCAGAAGAATTCCGAAATGGAAAAtatggaaagaagaagatttgataGCTTGGAATCATGGTCGATGATCTTAGAGTCCGACAATGTGGAAACCTGGGAGACATCGAAAGAGGATCAGGAAGAATGGACCGCTGATCTATCTCAACTCTTCATCGGTAACAAATTCGCCTCCGGTGCTCACAGTCGAATATACCGTGGAATTTACAAACAGAGAGCCGTCGCTGTTAAGATGGTTAGAATCCCAAACCAAAACGAGGAAACCAGAGCCAAACTCGAGCAACAATTCAAGTCTGAAGTCGCCTTGCTTTCTCGTCTCTTTCATCCCAACATAGTTCAG TTCATTGCAGCCAGTAAAAAGCCGCCGGTATACTGCATAATTACAGAGTATATGTCACAAGGTACTCTGAGGATGTATCTAAACAAGAAAGAGCCATATTCGCTCTCAATAGAAACAATTCTAAGGTTAGCTCTTGACATATCAAGAGGAATGGAATATCTTCATTCCCAAGGAGTAATCCACAGAGACTTGAAATCAAACAACTTGCTTTTAAACGATGAAATGAGAGTAAAAGTAGCCGATTTCGGAACCTCCTGCCTCGAAACACAGTGCCGTGAATCGAAAGGAAACATGGGAACTTACCGATGGATGGCGCCGGAGATGATCAAGGAGAAGCCATATACACGCAAAGTTGATGTTTACAGCTTTGGGATTGTGCTGTGGGAGCTCACCACGGCTCTGCTTCCGTTTCAAGGGATGACCCCTGTGCAGGCTGCCTTTGCCGTCGCCGAGAAG AATGAGAGGCCGCCGTTGCCGGCGAGTTGTCAGCCGGCGCTAGCCCACCTGATAAAACGATGTTGGGCGGCGAATCCGTCGAAGCGGCCGGATTTCAGTGACATTGTGGTGGCTTTGGAGAAATACGACGAGTGTGTGAAAGAGGGTCTTCCGCTTGCACATCATAGAAGATTGGTAAACCGAAACGCCATTATTGAACGCTTCAAAGCTTGTACCTCAACCGCGTCTTCAATACCTGTACATGCCTGA